One window of Mycoplasma cottewii genomic DNA carries:
- the scpB gene encoding SMC-Scp complex subunit ScpB yields MNTNIKAIIEGLLFIYGDDGISLLEIQNVLDTIKPNDIKQAIIELNKKYQDDETCALSIQAFGNNKYRMQTKPELHQYFAKLEKQENNRKLSQSTIEVLSIIAYKGPISKSQIDFLRSSDSAYQMYKLREKKLIRVAKKDENTRANLYTITDNFFKIFNLQGGMESLPTISDEEIDKLIEQQEAEQKQENQHLFDQVEDFDIEE; encoded by the coding sequence ATGAATACTAATATTAAAGCTATTATTGAAGGATTATTATTTATATATGGTGATGATGGAATTTCTTTACTTGAGATTCAAAATGTATTAGACACAATAAAACCAAATGATATTAAACAAGCTATTATTGAATTAAATAAAAAATATCAAGATGATGAGACTTGTGCTTTATCAATTCAAGCATTTGGAAATAATAAATACCGTATGCAAACAAAACCAGAATTACACCAATATTTTGCTAAATTAGAAAAACAAGAAAACAATAGAAAATTATCTCAATCAACAATTGAAGTTTTATCTATTATTGCTTATAAAGGACCGATTTCTAAATCTCAAATTGATTTTTTAAGAAGTAGTGATTCAGCTTATCAAATGTATAAATTAAGAGAAAAGAAATTAATTAGAGTTGCTAAAAAAGACGAAAACACTCGTGCTAATTTATATACTATTACTGATAATTTCTTTAAAATCTTTAATCTACAAGGTGGAATGGAAAGTTTACCAACTATTAGTGATGAAGAAATTGATAAATTAATTGAACAACAAGAAGCTGAACAAAAACAAGAAAATCAACACTTGTTTGATCAAGTCGAAGATTTTGATATTGAAGAGTAA
- the udk gene encoding uridine kinase has protein sequence MSKNKKVSIILVAGGSASGKSTVADRIANKILKDKSVSHISMDDYYKDFSELSIDKRKQINFDHPNSIDIDLLVQDLMKLKERQNITVPIYDFVKSTRTDQTKVIKASDVIILDGIFALYFEKLRELGDIKLFIKTADDLRFIRRLERDTKERARSIESVIHQYLTEVKPMHDIFIEPTIDHADLIIPYKEGNEVAIDIVTTKIKDLLNE, from the coding sequence ATGAGCAAAAATAAAAAAGTAAGTATTATTTTAGTTGCAGGTGGAAGTGCTAGTGGTAAAAGCACAGTAGCTGATAGAATAGCTAATAAGATTTTAAAAGATAAGTCAGTTTCTCACATTTCAATGGATGATTATTATAAAGATTTTAGCGAACTATCAATTGATAAAAGAAAACAAATTAACTTCGATCACCCCAACTCAATTGATATTGATTTATTAGTGCAAGATTTAATGAAATTAAAAGAAAGACAAAATATCACTGTTCCAATCTATGATTTTGTAAAATCAACAAGAACAGATCAAACAAAAGTAATTAAAGCAAGTGATGTAATTATTTTAGATGGTATATTTGCTTTATACTTTGAAAAATTACGTGAACTAGGTGATATAAAATTATTTATTAAAACTGCTGATGATTTACGTTTTATTAGAAGATTAGAACGTGATACAAAAGAACGTGCAAGAAGTATTGAAAGTGTTATTCACCAATACTTAACAGAAGTAAAACCAATGCACGATATTTTTATTGAACCTACAATTGATCACGCTGATCTAATTATTCCTTATAAAGAAGGAAATGAAGTAGCAATTGATATTGTAACTACAAAAATAAAAGATTTATTAAATGAATAA
- a CDS encoding pseudouridine synthase, with protein sequence MKERLQKVIASRGYASRRAAEKLITQGRVKVDGIVVTELGTKVEPNAKIEINNKEVISDSNNQKYYYLFYKPRLVLTTMYDPKKRKTVADYFKDLNHRVYPIGRLDYDVSGLLIMTNDGEMSNFIMHPRYEFFKTYQGMCSGQVSKKQVAQLVKGVTIDENYFTKAIDAKLLKYDKEKNISIVELTIAEGRKHHVKKMFEAGEMNLVKLMRTKIEFLEIGDLKPGEYRELKPNEVKKLYGVYKSIKQKDR encoded by the coding sequence ATGAAAGAAAGATTACAAAAAGTAATTGCTTCTAGAGGTTATGCATCAAGACGAGCAGCTGAAAAACTAATAACTCAAGGAAGAGTTAAAGTTGATGGAATTGTTGTAACTGAATTAGGAACTAAAGTTGAACCTAACGCAAAAATAGAAATTAATAATAAAGAAGTTATTTCAGATTCAAATAATCAAAAATACTATTATTTATTTTATAAACCAAGACTTGTTTTAACTACAATGTATGATCCTAAAAAAAGAAAAACAGTTGCTGATTATTTTAAAGACTTAAATCATAGAGTTTATCCAATTGGAAGATTAGATTATGATGTTAGTGGATTGTTAATCATGACTAATGATGGAGAGATGTCTAATTTCATAATGCATCCAAGATATGAATTTTTTAAAACTTATCAAGGAATGTGTTCAGGTCAAGTTTCAAAAAAACAAGTTGCTCAACTAGTTAAAGGAGTAACTATTGATGAAAATTATTTCACTAAAGCAATTGATGCTAAATTATTAAAATACGATAAAGAAAAAAATATTTCTATTGTTGAATTAACAATTGCTGAAGGTAGAAAACATCACGTTAAAAAAATGTTTGAAGCTGGTGAAATGAATTTAGTTAAACTTATGAGAACTAAAATTGAGTTTTTAGAGATCGGTGATCTAAAACCAGGTGAGTATAGAGAGTTGAAACCTAATGAAGTTAAAAAACTTTATGGAGTTTATAAGTCAATTAAACAAAAAGATCGCTAA
- a CDS encoding MFS cation transporter, producing the protein MTNLRWDLYIVNPIIIIIGLVLAQLISHKNKTSRKKRLFFIEMGLFWIAITFLIKINSDVFNALNDSTLSLPTSVLVSFAFIGSYILFSALLNPIAVKWTFWLRQRRIWIWISNAACFFATLTGFLISTPDPLNVIILSILVGVAISSKTIYFLFCNEQYHERLFPIITSMKCGMVITFASFIGTEIYSLIIAKTNSFNAYGTTSLFVIGLICIILSFAISLLIKERRQNVHKHDDEILESVQKVNKKVIIWLMVIGFLIGIINALIKTPLFEMYVVAVTKLEYQDNANALIFLKTYNLFFLLGQIVLAYIFYKFIIIKIGIIKSISLLTTFLMIGVVLITFVHNIYLILSLTFLFGLMLFVTFYIWFGIALMWNYRVRTSPIIGIYTSLEAIGFLIPYIVVNILKTYNIGLFELFKDYESIFKADISQGKILNELRTFLTLINNAYYVNCSLLFVFMGIYLVIVIWIGPKIIAEYNDLDGFKVKLLAITRKNTEYKMNTRLVRE; encoded by the coding sequence ATGACTAACTTAAGATGGGATTTATACATCGTTAATCCAATAATTATCATTATAGGTTTAGTTTTAGCACAATTAATATCTCATAAAAATAAAACATCTAGAAAAAAGAGATTGTTTTTTATTGAAATGGGTTTATTTTGAATTGCTATTACTTTTTTAATAAAAATAAATTCAGATGTTTTTAATGCATTAAATGATTCAACTTTATCTTTACCTACTTCAGTTTTAGTATCATTTGCTTTTATTGGAAGTTATATTTTATTTTCAGCATTACTTAATCCAATTGCAGTTAAGTGAACTTTTTGATTAAGACAAAGAAGAATTTGAATATGAATATCTAATGCTGCTTGTTTTTTTGCTACTTTAACAGGTTTTTTAATCTCAACTCCAGATCCTTTAAATGTGATTATTCTTTCTATTTTAGTAGGAGTTGCAATATCATCTAAAACAATTTATTTTTTATTTTGTAACGAACAATATCATGAAAGATTATTTCCAATAATTACTTCAATGAAATGTGGTATGGTAATTACTTTTGCTTCATTTATTGGAACTGAAATTTATTCATTAATCATTGCTAAAACAAACAGTTTTAATGCTTATGGAACAACTTCATTATTTGTAATTGGTTTAATTTGTATAATTTTATCTTTTGCGATTTCATTATTAATAAAAGAAAGAAGACAAAACGTTCATAAACATGATGATGAAATTTTAGAATCAGTTCAAAAAGTAAATAAAAAAGTTATCATTTGGTTAATGGTTATTGGATTTTTAATTGGTATTATTAATGCTTTAATTAAAACTCCTTTATTTGAAATGTATGTTGTAGCAGTCACTAAATTAGAATATCAAGATAATGCAAATGCTTTAATATTTTTAAAAACTTATAATTTATTCTTCCTTTTAGGTCAAATTGTACTAGCTTATATTTTCTACAAATTTATAATTATAAAAATAGGTATTATTAAATCGATTTCACTATTAACTACATTTTTAATGATAGGAGTAGTTTTAATTACTTTTGTTCATAATATTTATTTAATTTTATCTTTAACTTTCTTATTTGGATTAATGTTATTTGTAACTTTTTATATTTGATTTGGAATTGCATTGATGTGAAATTATCGTGTAAGAACATCTCCTATTATAGGAATTTATACAAGTTTAGAAGCAATAGGATTTTTAATTCCTTATATTGTTGTTAATATTTTAAAAACTTATAACATAGGATTATTTGAACTTTTTAAAGATTATGAAAGTATTTTTAAAGCAGATATATCTCAAGGAAAAATACTAAATGAACTTAGAACATTTTTAACACTTATAAATAATGCTTATTATGTTAACTGTTCATTATTATTTGTTTTTATGGGAATCTATTTAGTAATTGTAATTTGAATAGGTCCTAAAATAATTGCTGAATATAATGATTTAGATGGATTTAAAGTTAAACTATTAGCTATTACAAGAAAAAATACTGAATATAAAATGAATACTAGATTGGTAAGAGAATAA
- a CDS encoding deoxynucleoside kinase encodes MRIAIFGTVGAGKSTVSAEISKRLGYEIFPEPIEENPYFDDYYKDLKATVFKMQIYMLTARSKQLKQAHQLKDIIFDRTILEDPIFMKVNYDLGNVNETDYKTYIDFYDNVVLENLKLPDERVKFDIVIYLRVSTETAIRRIAQRGRPQELLIDNSYWELLNRDYEEFYNKNIYDFPFFVVDADEEDIDKKMEIIMAKLEEVEKELKSKGK; translated from the coding sequence ATGAGAATAGCTATTTTTGGTACAGTTGGTGCTGGTAAATCAACAGTTTCAGCTGAGATTAGTAAAAGATTAGGATATGAAATCTTTCCAGAACCAATTGAAGAAAATCCTTATTTTGATGACTATTATAAAGATCTAAAAGCTACAGTTTTTAAAATGCAAATTTATATGTTAACTGCTAGATCTAAACAACTAAAACAAGCTCATCAATTAAAAGATATAATTTTTGATAGAACTATTTTAGAAGATCCTATCTTTATGAAAGTTAATTATGATTTAGGTAATGTTAATGAAACTGATTATAAAACTTATATCGACTTTTATGACAATGTTGTTTTAGAAAATTTAAAACTTCCAGATGAAAGAGTAAAATTTGATATAGTAATTTATTTAAGAGTTTCAACTGAAACAGCAATCAGAAGAATTGCTCAAAGAGGAAGACCACAAGAGCTTTTAATTGATAATTCTTATTGAGAATTACTAAATAGAGATTATGAAGAATTCTATAATAAAAATATTTATGATTTTCCTTTCTTTGTAGTTGATGCTGATGAAGAAGACATTGATAAAAAAATGGAAATAATCATGGCTAAATTAGAAGAAGTGGAAAAAGAATTAAAAAGTAAAGGAAAATAA
- a CDS encoding segregation and condensation protein A, with protein MKRWDQVTIDQFSGPIELLWTMIKDKKISIVKLSLLEIVDQYLDYIKQQKELDIEIASEYLTIAAQLIEMKSRKLIPIVDDEQIDQDHDFDDLVERIEQYNQIKIATDFFIQSQNLYFETLSKKRSKQNFAKEIEFQSDELLLDPLDIDLDMFTEIFKSVISKSKFNEYNEDFDFENEIYQTLTTQTISPQQITTTIINKMKVNKIKEWTLFELLDGIGLNTKNIVACFLAVLDLTRYQIMNINQRDNNIFVEFKREVIEDESIINRQLEQWESEKNNEY; from the coding sequence ATGAAACGCTGAGATCAAGTTACTATAGATCAATTTTCAGGACCAATTGAGTTATTATGAACAATGATTAAAGATAAAAAAATCAGTATTGTTAAACTAAGTTTATTAGAAATAGTAGATCAATATTTAGATTATATTAAACAACAAAAAGAATTAGATATTGAAATAGCTAGTGAATATTTAACAATTGCAGCTCAATTAATTGAAATGAAATCACGTAAATTAATACCTATTGTTGATGATGAACAAATTGATCAAGATCATGATTTTGATGATTTAGTTGAACGTATTGAACAATATAATCAAATTAAAATAGCTACTGATTTTTTTATTCAAAGTCAAAATCTATATTTTGAAACATTATCTAAAAAAAGATCAAAACAAAACTTTGCAAAAGAAATTGAATTTCAATCAGATGAACTTTTATTAGATCCATTAGATATTGATTTAGATATGTTTACTGAAATATTTAAATCAGTTATTAGTAAATCAAAATTCAATGAATATAATGAAGATTTTGATTTTGAAAACGAAATTTATCAAACACTAACTACTCAAACAATATCACCTCAACAAATCACAACAACTATTATTAATAAAATGAAAGTTAATAAAATTAAAGAATGAACTTTATTTGAATTGTTAGACGGTATTGGATTAAATACTAAAAATATAGTTGCTTGTTTTTTAGCAGTTTTAGATTTAACAAGATATCAAATAATGAATATAAATCAACGTGATAATAATATTTTTGTAGAGTTTAAAAGAGAAGTTATTGAAGATGAAAGCATTATAAATAGACAATTAGAACAATGAGAAAGTGAGAAGAATAATGAATACTAA
- a CDS encoding YebC/PmpR family DNA-binding transcriptional regulator, producing MGRAHEVRAASMAKTAAKKSAANGRAAKEIYMAAKQGGTDPNSNLTLRSVIDKAKANQIPRDVIERAIKRAAGGDAENYVANRYEGMGPGNVAIIVDALTSNVNRAAASIREVFNKNNGNPEGKVSFLFEDASIFVFKNRTVEEVLEGLMLAEVDVNDVVSEDGDIVVYAPFKSFASVKKALDELGVEEYIVAETRMIPTDERIVISDEETKKQLQALLDKLDDLEDVQNVYHNAEL from the coding sequence ATGGGAAGAGCACACGAAGTTAGAGCGGCCTCTATGGCAAAAACAGCTGCTAAAAAATCTGCAGCAAATGGACGTGCAGCAAAAGAAATTTACATGGCTGCAAAACAAGGTGGAACTGATCCTAATTCAAACTTAACATTACGTTCAGTTATTGATAAAGCTAAAGCAAATCAAATTCCAAGAGATGTAATTGAAAGAGCTATTAAAAGAGCAGCTGGTGGAGATGCAGAAAACTATGTTGCAAACAGATATGAAGGAATGGGTCCTGGTAATGTTGCGATTATTGTTGATGCATTAACAAGTAACGTTAACCGTGCTGCAGCTTCAATTAGAGAAGTATTTAATAAAAATAATGGAAATCCTGAAGGAAAAGTAAGTTTTCTATTTGAAGATGCTTCAATCTTTGTATTTAAAAACAGAACTGTTGAAGAAGTATTAGAAGGATTAATGTTAGCTGAAGTTGATGTTAATGATGTTGTAAGCGAAGATGGTGATATTGTTGTTTACGCTCCATTTAAATCATTTGCAAGCGTTAAAAAAGCTTTAGATGAACTAGGTGTTGAAGAATATATTGTTGCTGAAACTAGAATGATTCCAACTGATGAAAGAATTGTTATTAGTGATGAAGAAACTAAAAAACAATTACAAGCACTTTTAGATAAATTAGATGATCTAGAAGACGTTCAAAACGTTTATCATAATGCAGAATTATAA